A window of the Peptostreptococcaceae bacterium genome harbors these coding sequences:
- a CDS encoding DEAD/DEAH box helicase: MSRIKRREVQQLYAYFTPEGFVVEEVEEVEEVETEQPDPLKEWASLFEDDKYSALFHLGFLTKAKWFSPPVEYLYGIAELLVKKICQHAELEFDRDSVQVDLDDDEIDMLKDKLPFAIGMEYVDDDWIRSIWETLLIVFRTEIKGYEGTVARYFSEHNDNINIVGRVFFHLVENKKDQYPFAFMATYSTKPVKSKRALHTPLKNALEEFDGDEKKLLSLISTVAKAAEKSSFISGLMESGELFSPLKFTVEEAYTFLKEIAIYKEAGIMCRVPDWWRKRSNSIRLSVVVGEKEPSKVGLDAIMDFSPSLKIGADAVDEQELRAFLEMAEGLVQYKGKWVEIDKAKLEAALQAFDKVKDLAKDDALSLGDAMRLELNMNKLLDISTDEIDVSVSNGQWFKAMKETLGCPASMQKVDIAPSFHAILREYQGNGYQWLYQMSRLGFGACLADDMGLGKTVQVIAFLEYSRIHNGGQALLILPASLIGNWQKEIEKFAPEMSYQILHKSDLKSSETIQIRENHFLYITTYGMARRLEILKSRQWDCLILDEAQAIKNPGTKQTKAIKQIPAKMRIAMTGTPIENRLSDLWSLFDFLNQGLLGTIKEFADFTKGLADNAIGYAKLRKIIQPFILRRLKTDKSIISDLPEKLEMNAYTTLSQKQIVLYKKLIEQIEEKLQVTEGIERKGLVLSSIMKFKQICNHPDQYLGREDYKPKHSGKFEQLGEICETIREKRERVIVFTQFREMTEPISDFLKGIFLKEGFVLHGGTSVKRRNEMVKQFNSEQYIPYMVLSLKAGGVGLNLTAANHVIHFDRWWNPAVENQATDRAFRIGQTKNVMVHKFVAKGTIEEKIDAMIQEKQKLAGDILSANGEKWITEYNNEELMEIFSLRGDE, translated from the coding sequence ATGTCTCGAATAAAAAGACGAGAAGTGCAACAACTATATGCCTATTTCACACCGGAAGGTTTTGTGGTAGAGGAGGTAGAGGAGGTAGAGGAGGTAGAGACAGAACAGCCGGATCCCCTAAAGGAATGGGCGAGTCTATTTGAAGATGACAAATATAGCGCCTTATTCCATCTTGGTTTTTTAACGAAGGCAAAATGGTTTTCGCCACCAGTTGAATATCTATATGGTATTGCAGAATTGTTGGTTAAAAAAATATGCCAACATGCAGAGCTTGAATTCGACAGGGATTCCGTTCAGGTTGATTTGGATGATGATGAGATCGATATGCTTAAAGATAAGTTGCCATTTGCAATTGGCATGGAATATGTCGACGACGATTGGATTCGGAGTATATGGGAAACTCTATTAATTGTTTTCAGGACTGAAATCAAGGGCTATGAGGGTACGGTTGCCAGGTATTTTTCCGAGCATAACGATAATATCAACATAGTGGGAAGGGTGTTCTTTCATTTGGTTGAAAACAAGAAAGATCAATATCCCTTTGCTTTTATGGCTACTTATTCAACAAAACCGGTCAAAAGCAAGCGAGCACTGCATACCCCTTTGAAAAATGCTTTAGAGGAATTTGATGGTGATGAAAAGAAGCTGCTTTCTCTCATCTCAACGGTTGCCAAAGCTGCCGAAAAGAGCAGTTTCATTTCTGGCTTGATGGAAAGCGGCGAATTGTTCTCGCCGCTGAAATTCACTGTGGAAGAGGCATATACGTTTTTAAAGGAGATTGCGATTTATAAAGAGGCCGGCATAATGTGCAGAGTGCCGGATTGGTGGCGTAAGCGCAGCAATTCGATTCGACTTTCGGTCGTTGTAGGAGAAAAAGAACCATCCAAGGTTGGATTGGATGCTATTATGGACTTTTCACCATCTCTAAAGATAGGAGCTGACGCGGTTGACGAACAGGAATTAAGAGCATTTTTGGAAATGGCAGAGGGGCTGGTTCAATATAAAGGCAAATGGGTTGAGATTGACAAAGCGAAGTTGGAAGCAGCACTTCAGGCCTTTGATAAGGTAAAAGACTTGGCAAAAGATGATGCTTTATCTCTTGGAGATGCCATGAGGCTGGAATTAAACATGAACAAGTTGCTGGATATTTCAACTGATGAGATTGACGTATCGGTTTCCAATGGGCAATGGTTCAAAGCGATGAAGGAAACCTTGGGTTGTCCAGCGAGTATGCAAAAGGTTGACATAGCACCATCATTCCACGCGATCCTGCGGGAGTATCAAGGAAACGGTTATCAGTGGCTCTATCAAATGTCCCGATTGGGATTTGGTGCTTGTTTGGCAGACGACATGGGACTTGGTAAAACGGTTCAGGTGATTGCTTTTTTGGAATACTCAAGAATCCATAACGGTGGGCAGGCGCTTTTAATTCTTCCGGCCTCTTTGATTGGAAATTGGCAGAAGGAAATCGAAAAATTCGCACCTGAAATGTCTTATCAAATTTTGCATAAAAGTGATCTGAAAAGTTCGGAAACTATTCAAATCAGGGAAAATCATTTTTTGTATATCACCACATATGGTATGGCCAGACGGTTGGAAATATTAAAGAGCAGACAATGGGACTGCCTAATCCTGGATGAGGCTCAGGCCATAAAGAATCCGGGAACGAAGCAGACAAAAGCTATAAAACAGATTCCGGCCAAGATGAGAATTGCTATGACTGGAACTCCGATTGAAAATAGACTAAGCGATTTGTGGTCCTTGTTTGATTTTTTGAATCAGGGGCTTTTAGGAACAATCAAAGAATTTGCAGACTTTACGAAAGGGCTTGCAGACAACGCAATCGGTTATGCAAAGTTGCGCAAGATAATACAACCATTCATATTGAGAAGACTGAAAACCGATAAAAGTATTATATCGGATCTGCCTGAAAAACTGGAAATGAATGCCTATACCACCTTGTCACAAAAGCAGATTGTTCTTTATAAAAAGTTGATAGAGCAGATTGAAGAGAAGTTGCAAGTAACGGAAGGCATTGAGCGAAAAGGGCTTGTCTTGTCCAGCATAATGAAATTTAAGCAGATTTGCAATCATCCGGATCAATATCTGGGCAGAGAAGACTATAAGCCGAAGCATAGCGGCAAGTTTGAACAATTGGGAGAAATATGCGAAACAATCCGCGAGAAAAGAGAAAGGGTCATTGTTTTTACTCAATTCAGGGAGATGACGGAACCGATTTCGGATTTTCTCAAAGGCATATTTTTGAAAGAGGGATTCGTGCTTCATGGCGGCACATCTGTGAAAAGACGAAATGAAATGGTAAAGCAGTTCAATAGTGAGCAATATATTCCTTATATGGTACTTTCTCTTAAGGCGGGTGGGGTAGGATTGAATCTTACTGCCGCAAATCATGTGATTCATTTTGACAGATGGTGGAATCCGGCTGTTGAAAATCAAGCTACGGATCGAGCCTTCCGTATTGGACAAACGAAGAATGTCATGGTACACAAATTTGTGGCAAAGGGCACTATAGAAGAAAAGATTGATGCCATGATTCAAGAAAAACAGAAATTGGCA
- a CDS encoding type IV toxin-antitoxin system AbiEi family antitoxin domain-containing protein — MIDMRKIIDEFHKHGGILKTAQLNQLGLGSRQIKRLLEQGKLSKIKQGFYELSDEVNAEEAIIARLFPYAVIFLESALLHYNYIDRIPPAWQIAVDRDSEKSQYDIDYPYIKPFYQEYKFLSVGLTSIVINGVNVRIFDRDRTMCDVMRYERKLEKEVFSNAVMRYIRDSKKNIRHLFEYAEIFNIKRKVESQIGKWL; from the coding sequence ATGATTGATATGAGAAAAATTATTGATGAGTTTCATAAGCATGGAGGTATCCTTAAAACTGCACAACTGAACCAATTGGGACTTGGCAGCCGCCAGATCAAAAGACTTCTTGAACAAGGTAAACTTTCGAAAATCAAACAAGGCTTTTATGAACTTTCGGATGAAGTGAATGCTGAAGAGGCAATCATTGCCAGGCTGTTCCCATATGCTGTGATATTTTTGGAAAGTGCACTGCTTCATTATAATTATATAGACAGGATTCCGCCTGCTTGGCAGATTGCTGTTGATAGAGATAGCGAGAAGAGTCAGTACGATATTGATTATCCTTATATTAAGCCTTTCTATCAGGAATATAAATTCTTGAGTGTGGGACTAACTAGTATTGTGATAAATGGGGTGAATGTGCGAATCTTTGACAGGGACCGCACGATGTGTGATGTTATGCGCTATGAGAGGAAACTTGAAAAGGAAGTATTTTCAAATGCAGTCATGCGTTATATCAGGGATTCTAAAAAGAACATCAGACATCTATTTGAATATGCAGAGATATTCAACATCAAGAGGAAAGTGGAGTCGCAGATAGGGAAGTGGCTATAA
- a CDS encoding SEC-C domain-containing protein — protein MKSRLDTTLKKSSKPISRDASVAEFLARNTKEQLLDIKRAWMFSIPSTFKKQELVEALSKKITQSMPEWFETVPWPSYALMTEELELPVDDPEVSIAVDDLLIRGIGFFTIVNNNIELMIPNELKALIPTNANAIKKIEQNHLRVILIQGLINLYGLIEIDNLVEILNSIVLEPMNSYELKNWIETAVFMYLDSNLLFINGKPFLVHDYVDDPISILFEKPELEPYNFSLEDISTLCYYRTTEKSQPYLDNMLNAIYDHEILDEDGLDEAIDLLQLSFLNDEKIIEAIKQVLECINSKDLDDLNSVTHIIMDYHNHSPKWILKGNSPSDLLDRKISRIHKPANPIKKISRNDPCPCGSGKKYKKCCLAKDEKNNVTRIH, from the coding sequence ATGAAAAGTCGTTTAGACACAACTCTAAAAAAATCATCCAAACCAATCTCTCGAGACGCATCCGTTGCGGAATTCTTGGCCCGCAATACCAAGGAGCAGCTTCTCGACATAAAGCGCGCATGGATGTTCTCAATACCTTCTACCTTCAAAAAGCAGGAATTGGTTGAAGCTTTATCTAAAAAAATCACACAATCCATGCCGGAATGGTTCGAAACTGTGCCATGGCCTTCATACGCACTTATGACAGAAGAATTGGAACTGCCCGTTGACGATCCTGAAGTTTCCATTGCTGTAGATGACCTTCTCATAAGGGGTATAGGTTTTTTCACAATAGTAAACAATAATATAGAATTAATGATTCCAAATGAATTGAAAGCGCTGATTCCCACAAATGCCAATGCTATAAAAAAAATTGAACAGAATCATCTTAGAGTAATCCTCATCCAAGGATTAATTAATCTATACGGTCTAATAGAAATTGACAATTTGGTTGAAATATTAAACTCAATTGTGTTAGAACCCATGAATTCATACGAACTCAAGAACTGGATAGAGACAGCGGTCTTCATGTATTTAGACAGCAACTTGCTGTTCATAAACGGCAAACCTTTTCTCGTGCATGATTATGTCGATGACCCTATTAGCATCCTCTTCGAAAAACCGGAACTCGAGCCATACAATTTTTCTCTTGAAGATATCAGCACCCTTTGCTACTACCGCACAACAGAAAAATCACAACCCTATCTTGATAACATGCTAAATGCAATATATGATCACGAAATACTCGATGAAGATGGCTTGGATGAGGCCATTGACCTTCTCCAACTTTCCTTCTTGAACGACGAAAAAATCATAGAAGCAATTAAACAGGTTTTGGAATGCATAAACTCCAAGGATTTGGATGATTTAAATTCTGTAACCCACATCATAATGGATTATCACAACCACAGCCCGAAATGGATTCTGAAAGGCAACTCCCCATCAGATTTGTTAGATAGAAAAATTTCTCGTATACACAAGCCAGCAAACCCAATCAAAAAAATCAGCCGCAACGATCCATGTCCCTGCGGCAGTGGAAAAAAATACAAGAAATGCTGCCTTGCAAAAGACGAAAAGAACAATGTGACGCGAATTCATTAA
- a CDS encoding Coenzyme F420 hydrogenase/dehydrogenase, beta subunit C-terminal domain: protein MILYKEKKDCCGCGACANACPADAISMTADEYGFLYPEINSELCLECGLCLEACGFQNPGKWGRSPIAAYAAVNRDDAVLELSASGGAFGALAKMVLGRGGRVYGCAYDGDMTAFHKGIDGIDGLSELQGSKYVQSEMGRVFADAAEYLSRGQWVLFTGTPCQIAGLRAFLGENPERLITADLVCYGVPSPAFFKAQVETLEKELGGRVTDFRFRDKDNGWDSMKAKVVYDKGGEVLETSIEAKDLVYYDLFNRADILRESCYVCPFASGIRTGDFTIGDFWGIEKFHPEVDTEKGVSVLLANSEKALSLMGEVEKEMLLVESDFKKASHENGQLRRPVAFGSRRSKVLSAWTSGGWKAVEDAISGDESF, encoded by the coding sequence ATGATTTTATATAAGGAGAAAAAGGACTGCTGCGGTTGCGGTGCGTGCGCAAATGCATGTCCTGCAGATGCAATTTCTATGACTGCGGACGAATACGGATTTTTGTATCCGGAGATCAACTCGGAATTATGTTTGGAGTGCGGGCTTTGCCTTGAGGCGTGCGGTTTCCAGAACCCGGGAAAATGGGGGAGAAGCCCTATTGCCGCGTATGCAGCCGTAAACAGGGATGATGCCGTTCTCGAATTGAGCGCATCCGGAGGTGCATTCGGCGCTCTTGCCAAGATGGTGCTCGGCAGAGGCGGCCGGGTCTACGGCTGCGCCTACGATGGAGACATGACTGCTTTTCACAAAGGCATAGACGGGATTGACGGCCTGAGTGAACTTCAGGGTTCAAAGTATGTTCAAAGCGAAATGGGAAGGGTTTTTGCTGATGCGGCCGAGTATCTTTCAAGAGGCCAGTGGGTGCTTTTTACGGGAACTCCTTGCCAGATTGCAGGCCTTAGGGCTTTTCTTGGGGAGAATCCGGAAAGGCTTATAACTGCGGATCTAGTCTGCTACGGTGTGCCCAGCCCCGCTTTTTTCAAGGCCCAGGTCGAGACACTGGAGAAGGAACTTGGCGGAAGAGTTACGGACTTCAGATTCCGGGACAAGGACAACGGATGGGATTCCATGAAGGCCAAAGTGGTCTATGACAAGGGCGGAGAGGTACTGGAGACATCGATTGAGGCAAAGGACCTTGTCTATTACGACCTTTTTAATAGGGCTGACATACTGCGGGAGAGCTGCTATGTTTGTCCGTTCGCATCCGGCATAAGAACCGGGGACTTTACCATTGGAGATTTCTGGGGGATAGAGAAGTTCCATCCTGAAGTTGATACAGAGAAAGGCGTTTCAGTACTGCTTGCAAACAGCGAAAAAGCCCTTTCACTTATGGGTGAAGTGGAAAAAGAAATGCTGCTGGTGGAATCGGATTTCAAGAAGGCAAGCCATGAGAATGGCCAGCTTAGAAGGCCTGTCGCTTTTGGGTCGAGGAGGAGCAAAGTTCTTTCGGCGTGGACGAGTGGCGGTTGGAAGGCTGTAGAAGATGCAATAAGCGGAGACGAATCCTTTTGA
- a CDS encoding ATP-binding protein — translation MINRKRYIDKLIQYRDNDFVKVITGVRRSGKSSLLALFKEYLLEQGVELSRIIEINYEKFMYDDLKDGQLLHDFIKDKVIDNERMYFLIDEVQELPEWAKVINSLRASFNADIYVTGSNSRMFLGEHLTYLSGRYIEIKILPLSFKEFLEFRSYDEEKAEEHFNEYLRVGSFPAVSLANQQELVEAILSGLFDSIFTRDIILRGKIRDEGAFYKVAKFVFENIGNNTSANAIKNTMISHGHKITSDTVDNYLRQMCDAHLLYQCERYDIRGKERLKTNGKYYVVDTGLRNKLIGYRQGNIGHVVENIVYLQLLRLGYEVTVGKNLSHEVDFIAVKGSARLYFQVSLTVLGDSTYDREMNSLLKINDQYPKYLITMDKIDLSKDGIVHLNLFDFLLERVDLV, via the coding sequence ATGATAAATCGAAAAAGGTATATAGATAAACTAATTCAATATAGAGACAATGATTTTGTAAAAGTGATTACTGGTGTTAGACGATCGGGAAAATCATCTTTGCTTGCTTTATTTAAAGAGTATCTTCTTGAACAGGGCGTGGAATTAAGCCGGATTATTGAAATTAATTATGAAAAATTCATGTATGATGATTTAAAAGACGGACAACTATTGCATGATTTCATTAAAGATAAAGTGATTGACAATGAAAGAATGTATTTTCTAATCGATGAAGTGCAGGAGCTGCCTGAATGGGCAAAAGTGATAAACAGTTTAAGGGCTAGCTTTAATGCCGATATCTATGTTACCGGTTCAAATTCGAGAATGTTTTTAGGGGAACATCTTACGTATTTGTCTGGGCGGTATATAGAAATTAAAATATTGCCTCTATCCTTTAAAGAGTTTCTTGAGTTTAGATCTTATGATGAGGAAAAGGCAGAGGAACATTTTAATGAATATCTTCGTGTTGGATCGTTTCCGGCGGTCAGCTTAGCTAATCAACAAGAATTGGTTGAAGCAATACTGTCAGGTTTGTTTGATTCGATATTTACAAGGGATATTATTCTTAGAGGTAAGATAAGAGATGAAGGCGCTTTTTATAAGGTGGCAAAGTTTGTGTTTGAAAACATTGGCAATAATACCTCGGCTAATGCAATCAAGAACACAATGATATCACATGGGCATAAAATTACTTCCGATACAGTAGACAATTACCTTCGGCAAATGTGCGATGCGCATTTGCTTTATCAATGTGAGAGATATGATATCAGAGGAAAAGAACGGCTGAAAACCAACGGGAAGTACTATGTAGTAGACACAGGTCTTCGAAATAAACTTATAGGATATAGACAAGGAAATATAGGGCATGTGGTAGAGAATATCGTGTACCTTCAATTGCTTCGATTAGGCTATGAAGTAACAGTTGGAAAAAATTTGTCCCATGAAGTGGATTTCATTGCGGTGAAAGGATCTGCGAGACTATATTTTCAGGTTAGTTTAACTGTACTCGGTGATAGTACTTACGACAGGGAGATGAATTCGCTGCTGAAAATTAATGACCAGTATCCTAAATATTTAATAACAATGGATAAAATAGATTTATCAAAAGACGGTATAGTACATCTGAACTTGTTTGATTTCCTCTTGGAGCGGGTTGATTTAGTATAG
- a CDS encoding nitroreductase family protein, with the protein MINVDRTKCIGCGECIKDCFPSDIVMDNGKAFIKNVACFKCGHCIAVCPENAISTDEYNMEEVKEYSEESFKVDAEHLLNFIKFRRTVRRFKPKDVEAEKLLKIIEAGRFTQTASNLQDVSFIVVKDKLNELKDLTYDRLKSIAEHSLAGTDPTNEVIVRYAKMWLAMHKEYKSKPNEKDKLFFNAPIIIIVTAKSQISGALASSNMELMINALGLGTLFSGFFVRAANGNKEIHDLLDIKKGKEIVTCMVIGYPDVEYKRTVPRKAVDISWK; encoded by the coding sequence ATGATTAATGTAGACAGAACTAAATGTATAGGATGCGGAGAATGCATAAAAGATTGTTTCCCCTCTGACATTGTAATGGATAACGGAAAAGCATTTATAAAAAATGTCGCTTGCTTCAAGTGCGGACATTGTATCGCCGTGTGTCCTGAAAATGCAATATCCACCGATGAATACAACATGGAAGAAGTAAAAGAATATTCGGAAGAATCGTTCAAAGTCGATGCTGAACATTTACTTAACTTTATTAAATTCAGAAGAACAGTCAGGCGCTTCAAGCCAAAAGATGTAGAAGCTGAAAAGCTCTTAAAAATCATCGAAGCCGGAAGATTCACCCAAACTGCAAGCAACCTGCAGGATGTGTCATTCATAGTTGTTAAGGACAAGCTAAATGAATTAAAGGATTTGACATATGACAGATTAAAAAGCATTGCAGAGCATTCTTTAGCCGGCACGGACCCGACAAATGAAGTCATTGTTCGATATGCAAAGATGTGGCTGGCCATGCATAAGGAGTATAAAAGCAAACCCAATGAAAAGGACAAATTATTCTTCAACGCTCCCATTATCATTATAGTAACAGCCAAGTCGCAAATAAGCGGCGCCCTTGCTTCTTCAAACATGGAACTTATGATAAACGCCCTAGGCCTTGGAACCTTGTTTAGCGGATTTTTTGTTCGAGCCGCAAATGGAAACAAAGAAATCCATGACTTGCTTGATATAAAGAAAGGTAAGGAAATAGTTACCTGCATGGTAATCGGGTATCCTGACGTAGAATATAAAAGAACCGTTCCGAGAAAAGCAGTCGATATTTCCTGGAAATAA
- a CDS encoding metallophosphoesterase translates to MKIKKIITIAIVILCLCLVTGIGAFIYNTTHGYKISNDFVSIPLQFNPDDSSSTYQTQNAEVTVYGGFIKGIQKGKSGTESLVIRALSPLPAVTVRGDNVSTVSLLIENINPDFYAKNITGSNLPVTKVMVNTLQFSVAVSAGEIIKIDPLKPSGTDNAGKYKYIILGDTRDGYDTFEQIIQQVNGEKPAFVIDNGDLVFSGKPNQYRLFDQMVSEISTTLCTTPGNHDIRGNGRSTYTMLYGPAYYSFDFADSHFVFLDSSPGWAEKQAISNEQYTWLEKDLKKAQGKRIYVITHIPPQDPRSGVTTNEIPNYVNEMKSNGNWLEQKLNNYSESKNMDHGFQDPLEAAKFENIMSTYHVDTVYLSHIHSYMEYTKDGVRYLITGGAGAELLTPNSYYHYMIAKIGDVKTVTIVELPSPANSYPMRYAAAAQLFTEAMYKENPLAVVFVIAGFVLLILLLIAKIYLRKKQPIDTLGKWLSDIAKFAVKRFKELFGKK, encoded by the coding sequence ATGAAAATTAAGAAGATCATCACCATAGCGATAGTAATATTGTGTCTTTGCCTTGTAACAGGTATCGGTGCGTTTATTTACAATACTACACACGGTTATAAAATCAGTAATGATTTTGTAAGCATCCCTCTTCAATTTAATCCGGATGATTCCTCTTCAACTTATCAAACACAGAATGCAGAGGTCACCGTTTATGGCGGTTTTATAAAAGGCATTCAAAAAGGTAAGAGCGGTACAGAAAGCCTTGTCATCAGAGCATTATCGCCACTGCCGGCTGTGACAGTTAGAGGTGATAATGTTAGTACCGTTTCATTGCTGATTGAAAATATAAACCCTGATTTTTATGCAAAGAACATTACTGGTAGTAACTTACCTGTGACCAAGGTGATGGTCAATACATTGCAATTCAGTGTTGCAGTGAGTGCAGGGGAAATAATAAAAATTGATCCATTAAAGCCAAGTGGTACAGATAACGCAGGAAAATATAAATACATAATCCTCGGTGACACTCGCGATGGATATGACACTTTTGAGCAGATAATTCAGCAGGTAAATGGAGAAAAACCTGCATTTGTCATTGACAACGGAGACCTTGTATTCAGCGGAAAACCGAATCAATACCGACTATTTGACCAAATGGTATCAGAGATCTCTACGACCTTGTGTACCACTCCCGGAAATCATGACATTCGTGGGAATGGGAGAAGCACCTATACCATGCTGTATGGCCCAGCATATTATTCCTTCGATTTTGCAGACAGCCATTTTGTGTTTTTGGACTCATCTCCAGGATGGGCTGAAAAGCAGGCAATTTCTAATGAACAGTATACATGGCTGGAAAAAGATTTGAAAAAGGCACAAGGTAAACGCATTTATGTCATTACACATATACCGCCACAAGACCCAAGAAGCGGTGTCACAACCAACGAAATTCCAAACTATGTAAACGAGATGAAAAGCAACGGAAATTGGTTGGAGCAGAAATTAAACAATTACAGCGAAAGTAAGAATATGGATCACGGTTTCCAAGACCCGCTGGAAGCAGCAAAGTTTGAAAATATCATGAGTACGTATCATGTAGACACGGTATATCTCTCCCATATTCACAGTTACATGGAATATACAAAGGATGGTGTGCGGTATCTGATTACCGGGGGTGCAGGAGCAGAGCTTTTAACCCCAAACAGCTATTATCACTATATGATTGCAAAAATTGGAGATGTTAAAACAGTTACAATTGTGGAATTACCCTCCCCGGCGAACAGCTACCCTATGCGATATGCGGCGGCTGCACAGCTGTTTACCGAAGCGATGTATAAAGAAAATCCCCTTGCGGTTGTGTTCGTCATTGCAGGATTCGTATTGCTTATACTTTTGTTAATTGCCAAGATTTATTTACGTAAAAAACAGCCAATTGACACTCTGGGAAAATGGCTGAGCGATATTGCTAAATTTGCTGTTAAACGGTTCAAGGAATTATTTGGTAAGAAGTAA
- a CDS encoding flippase-like domain-containing protein, whose translation MKTVNIKIKYLLLLVLFFTISYISLLGAYHFASDKSSFLSLGIFSKKLFIEVAFLLVVYYMTDALRFYFTLKAINVNVSIKYIINLAFINIFVSNITPSATGGGVAQIYFLSKKDVPIGAAIAGSSIRTALPLIFFAIFTPIILIFDKNVDRLFPGRNILFFVGIMVMLDIAIILIILKLFKNPDVVINILKRIKLYFEKRKKSNRVHALLDKLIGEIKRFPNHIKMYITGNKIHVFLSVFFTLLYLFTLFLFPVLLIKDLNPSAPAVEIILSQIVITFVMYFAPTPGASGVAEATFILLFSNYVSQGDIVSLTFTWRLFTIYIGVVIGMILFYIQVINNRDKIHVNKLGRADF comes from the coding sequence ATGAAAACTGTTAATATTAAAATTAAGTACTTATTACTATTGGTATTGTTCTTTACAATATCTTATATTTCATTGCTTGGAGCTTACCACTTTGCCAGTGATAAATCTTCGTTTTTATCGCTGGGGATATTTTCAAAAAAATTATTTATAGAGGTTGCATTTCTTTTGGTTGTATATTATATGACTGATGCATTAAGGTTTTATTTCACTTTGAAAGCAATCAATGTGAATGTCTCCATCAAATATATAATAAATTTGGCATTTATAAATATTTTCGTATCCAATATAACGCCTTCTGCAACCGGAGGAGGTGTTGCACAAATCTATTTTCTGAGCAAAAAAGATGTGCCGATTGGAGCTGCTATTGCCGGATCTTCAATAAGAACAGCCCTTCCGCTAATATTCTTCGCAATATTTACGCCTATAATACTGATATTTGACAAGAACGTCGACAGATTATTTCCAGGTAGGAATATTTTGTTTTTTGTGGGGATTATGGTGATGTTAGATATAGCGATAATACTTATAATTTTAAAATTGTTCAAGAATCCCGATGTTGTTATAAATATTTTGAAAAGAATTAAACTCTATTTTGAAAAGCGAAAAAAAAGCAACAGAGTTCATGCGCTACTTGATAAATTAATTGGTGAGATCAAACGGTTTCCGAATCATATTAAAATGTATATTACCGGAAACAAAATACATGTATTTCTATCAGTTTTTTTTACTCTGCTATATCTTTTCACATTATTTCTATTCCCTGTTTTGCTAATTAAGGATTTAAATCCTTCTGCACCGGCAGTAGAAATAATACTTTCACAGATTGTAATAACTTTTGTGATGTATTTTGCACCTACGCCAGGAGCTTCAGGTGTTGCTGAAGCAACCTTTATACTTTTGTTTTCAAATTATGTGAGTCAGGGAGATATTGTTTCGTTAACATTTACTTGGAGACTATTTACAATATACATCGGTGTAGTCATCGGAATGATTCTATTTTACATCCAGGTCATCAATAATCGCGATAAAATTCATGTGAATAAGTTAGGGAGGGCGGATTTTTGA